In the genome of Cellvibrio sp. KY-YJ-3, one region contains:
- a CDS encoding EAL domain-containing protein: MQVTTVVRPVSLLIIEDDDVDLEKIKRLLQKGALNVTITTATSTNQAIELINQHTYDCAILDYRLQDGLGSELLLQIKNHKQNPTPVIMISGNSDERIVADIMREGAFDYLPKRQLTAETLITTLEASLIWAEQARLQQEDQARVHHLAEGLPHLAWTCTPDGACDYLNQRWCDYTGIPKAEQMGTNWINAVHPDDREYLARNWAKAVANREEMFVKFRIRRNDGHYRWFDTRAIPQKNSQGDVLRWLGTNTDITEMESTRQALAHSEQLFHAAFDYAPLGMALINMQGIIIQTNPALRHLLGYDNQGKTQTASSAKPLLKISDLFIAEDITNALVELERLYSGNQLFAQYETRCQTHNGNSIPTMINAAYIKEFSGEPCYLLQIYDLSERKRYEHQLLKLAHFDSLTGLGNREKMNREIEFLIRKASRSTAPFAVIFGDLDHFKQINDGLGHEAGDILLKTVARRLQKSLRHEDIICRLGGDEFVILLPDIPRFEAVASVADKLLQKIHKPIRLGKNRVHVSMSFGIALYPTDGDDAKTLLRNADSALYDAKAKGRGCYQLYRKELTEYVHNRLQLDADLRKAIINHEFEVHYQPVIDLDTNQVVSAEALIRWNHPKRGRVGPDEFIPYAQESGLILPIGNWIINEACHQLAQWNREGIHINISINVSARQFMQQDLLPLFEQMLEQYNLRGDQLTIEITEQMFLENTENNLRQITQLKNLGIKISLDDFGIGYSSLSYILRFSPQYLKIDRSFVSLIGTGKEHDEMVNAIIGLNKIIPMHIVGEGIEEENQRHFLHSRGCDLGQGYLFSKPVPPDQLAHFINSKQPATLLLN, from the coding sequence ATGCAAGTAACGACTGTAGTGCGCCCGGTATCGTTACTCATTATTGAGGACGACGATGTTGATTTAGAAAAAATAAAACGACTACTGCAAAAAGGTGCCCTCAATGTCACCATTACTACCGCCACCTCGACCAACCAAGCGATAGAACTTATCAATCAACACACATATGACTGTGCAATTTTGGATTATCGCCTTCAAGATGGATTGGGCTCGGAATTACTACTGCAGATAAAAAATCACAAACAAAACCCCACTCCCGTAATTATGATTAGCGGCAACAGTGACGAGCGCATTGTTGCTGACATTATGCGCGAGGGTGCGTTTGACTACCTACCCAAACGCCAACTTACTGCTGAGACCTTAATTACTACCCTTGAAGCAAGCCTTATTTGGGCGGAACAAGCGCGCCTGCAACAAGAGGATCAAGCGCGCGTACACCACCTTGCCGAAGGCTTACCTCACCTCGCATGGACATGCACACCGGATGGGGCCTGTGATTATTTAAACCAACGTTGGTGTGATTACACCGGTATTCCCAAAGCAGAACAAATGGGCACAAACTGGATAAACGCAGTGCATCCTGATGATCGCGAATACCTTGCGCGCAACTGGGCAAAAGCAGTCGCTAACCGGGAGGAAATGTTTGTCAAATTTAGGATTCGTCGAAACGACGGCCACTATCGTTGGTTTGATACCCGTGCAATACCGCAAAAAAATTCACAAGGTGATGTACTTCGCTGGTTGGGCACCAACACCGACATTACCGAAATGGAATCGACTCGTCAGGCACTGGCTCACAGCGAGCAGTTATTCCACGCTGCGTTTGATTATGCACCGCTGGGTATGGCGCTGATTAATATGCAAGGAATTATCATCCAAACCAACCCGGCACTGCGGCACCTACTGGGGTATGACAATCAGGGAAAAACACAAACTGCCAGCTCAGCAAAACCACTGCTTAAAATCAGTGATCTTTTTATCGCAGAGGATATAACCAATGCACTGGTTGAGCTGGAGCGACTTTACAGTGGCAATCAACTATTTGCCCAATATGAAACCCGCTGCCAAACCCATAATGGCAATAGCATTCCCACTATGATCAATGCAGCTTATATCAAAGAGTTTTCGGGCGAACCTTGTTACCTGCTGCAAATTTACGATTTGTCCGAGCGCAAACGCTATGAACATCAGCTGCTGAAACTCGCCCATTTTGATAGCCTTACCGGTTTGGGCAACCGCGAAAAAATGAACCGGGAAATTGAATTTTTAATTCGCAAAGCCAGCCGCAGCACAGCTCCTTTTGCAGTTATTTTTGGCGACCTGGATCACTTCAAACAAATCAATGATGGATTGGGGCACGAGGCGGGCGACATACTGCTAAAAACTGTCGCGCGTCGGCTGCAAAAATCGCTGCGCCACGAAGATATTATTTGCCGCTTGGGCGGCGATGAATTTGTAATTTTATTACCTGACATTCCGCGCTTTGAAGCCGTAGCTTCGGTAGCCGATAAACTCCTGCAAAAAATTCACAAACCGATTCGCCTGGGAAAAAATCGCGTACATGTCAGCATGAGTTTTGGCATTGCCCTTTACCCCACCGATGGCGATGATGCCAAAACCCTGCTGCGCAATGCCGACAGTGCTTTGTATGATGCCAAAGCAAAAGGCCGCGGTTGCTATCAACTGTACCGCAAAGAGCTGACTGAATACGTTCACAATCGCTTACAGTTGGATGCCGACCTGCGCAAAGCAATTATCAATCACGAATTTGAGGTGCACTACCAACCGGTGATTGATCTTGACACCAATCAGGTTGTTTCTGCCGAAGCACTTATTCGCTGGAATCACCCTAAACGCGGGCGTGTAGGGCCGGATGAATTTATTCCCTATGCACAAGAAAGTGGTTTGATCTTGCCCATCGGTAATTGGATCATCAACGAAGCATGTCATCAGCTTGCGCAATGGAATAGAGAGGGTATACATATCAATATATCTATTAATGTTTCTGCGCGGCAGTTTATGCAGCAAGATCTATTGCCCCTTTTTGAACAGATGCTTGAGCAATACAACTTGCGCGGCGACCAACTTACCATCGAAATCACCGAGCAAATGTTTCTGGAAAATACGGAAAACAATTTGCGACAAATTACCCAACTTAAAAACCTGGGCATTAAAATATCACTGGATGATTTTGGTATAGGTTATTCATCGCTGAGCTACATTTTGCGCTTTTCCCCGCAGTACCTGAAAATTGATCGCTCGTTTGTCAGTCTAATTGGTACCGGCAAGGAACATGATGAAATGGTAAATGCGATCATCGGGCTCAATAAAATAATTCCCATGCACATTGTTGGCGAAGGAATTGAAGAGGAAAACCAACGCCACTTCCTACACTCACGCGGCTGTGATTTAGGCCAGGGTTATTTATTTTCAAAGCCCGTACCGCCCGACCAGTTGGCACACTTTATTAACAGCAAACAACCCGCCACACTCTTGCTAAATTGA
- a CDS encoding response regulator — protein MTSEPKINILLVDDDDVSAESVVRSLRKNAVDFPITLARDGMEALEILRSAHPHLSITKPYLVLLDLNMPRMNGFEFLHEVRNDKKLHNSIVFVLTTSDAESDRARAYDENIAGYMVKSAVGPQFSKLASLLESYRSTISLPN, from the coding sequence ATGACTAGCGAACCCAAAATTAACATTTTGCTTGTTGACGACGATGATGTATCCGCTGAATCCGTCGTCCGCAGCCTGCGCAAAAATGCTGTTGATTTTCCCATCACCCTTGCGCGCGACGGCATGGAAGCCTTGGAAATACTGCGCTCCGCACACCCTCACCTCAGCATCACCAAACCGTATCTGGTATTGCTGGATTTAAATATGCCGCGCATGAATGGTTTTGAATTTTTACACGAAGTACGCAACGACAAAAAACTTCACAACAGTATTGTTTTTGTGTTGACCACGTCCGATGCCGAGTCGGATCGCGCTCGCGCATACGATGAAAACATTGCCGGCTACATGGTGAAATCGGCGGTGGGCCCACAATTTTCCAAGCTTGCATCGCTGCTTGAAAGCTATCGCTCAACAATCAGCCTTCCCAATTAA